A region from the Oceanidesulfovibrio marinus genome encodes:
- a CDS encoding Gfo/Idh/MocA family protein — protein MNKKRISVGVIGLNPDSHWASMAHMPALKSLPDDFEVVGVANSTPESAQQTAKAFNLPHAFATPHDLVSSDAIDLVVVTVKVPYHYELVTAALNAGKNVHCEWPLGNGLAEALKLTKLAKEKGVVATVGNQMRVAPEVQHLRRLIADGYVGEVLSTSLIGDGGNWGAETIADLAYLFDKSNGATMLTIPFGHTMAGLKEVLGDFAEVSGRMLKRRDMVHITDTGETVPTTAEDQIMVHGVLQSGAAFSAHYRGGLSRGTNFLWEINGTEGDIQVTGDIGHGQMTQLSILGARGEDTEMKPLTPPAEMYNGLPESVIPRNVACVYARIANDIRNGTREAPSFEDALKLHELLDAIEQSSKRSSKE, from the coding sequence ATGAACAAAAAACGTATTTCCGTAGGCGTTATCGGTTTGAATCCTGATAGCCACTGGGCCTCGATGGCGCATATGCCGGCACTGAAATCGCTGCCGGATGATTTTGAAGTTGTCGGCGTTGCAAACTCAACTCCAGAAAGTGCACAACAAACGGCCAAGGCATTCAACCTGCCGCATGCATTTGCCACACCGCACGATCTTGTGTCCTCGGATGCGATTGACCTTGTCGTGGTGACGGTCAAGGTGCCGTATCACTACGAATTGGTGACTGCTGCACTGAATGCCGGAAAGAACGTGCATTGCGAATGGCCATTGGGAAATGGTCTGGCAGAAGCGCTGAAGTTGACCAAGCTGGCAAAAGAAAAGGGCGTTGTCGCGACCGTAGGAAACCAGATGCGCGTTGCCCCGGAAGTGCAGCACCTGCGCCGACTCATTGCAGACGGGTACGTTGGCGAGGTGCTGTCAACGTCCCTGATCGGCGACGGAGGAAACTGGGGCGCGGAAACGATTGCCGATCTCGCCTACCTCTTCGACAAATCCAACGGCGCGACCATGCTGACCATTCCGTTCGGCCATACCATGGCCGGTCTGAAAGAGGTCCTTGGAGATTTTGCGGAGGTTTCCGGCCGCATGCTGAAACGGCGCGATATGGTGCACATCACCGACACAGGAGAGACGGTTCCGACCACGGCGGAGGACCAGATCATGGTGCATGGCGTGCTGCAAAGCGGAGCAGCCTTCTCTGCCCATTATCGTGGTGGACTGTCGCGTGGAACGAACTTCCTCTGGGAGATCAATGGCACGGAAGGCGATATCCAGGTGACTGGTGATATTGGACATGGGCAAATGACGCAGTTGTCCATCTTGGGTGCACGTGGCGAAGATACAGAGATGAAGCCTCTCACGCCGCCCGCCGAAATGTACAACGGTCTGCCGGAGAGCGTCATTCCCCGTAACGTTGCTTGCGTGTACGCCAGGATTGCCAACGATATTCGCAACGGCACGAGAGAGGCCCCGAGTTTTGAAGATGCACTCAAGCTGCATGAGCTGCTCGATGCGATTGAGCAATCATCAAAACGCAGCAGCAAGGAATAA
- a CDS encoding flavodoxin family protein, which produces MSKKILIISASPRKGGNSDLLCDEFMRGAQEAGHDVDKIRLSEKEINYCTGCCSCVGGRGTCVQQDDMPEIHEKILDADVLVLATPVYFRSMNGQLKTFIDRICPIYSMIRGKDVYFIVSAAGGKLPVDSTVQSLRVFTNCLSGITEKGTIAVTGIWDAGRVKGTRTMEEAYMAGKNA; this is translated from the coding sequence ATGAGCAAGAAAATATTGATTATATCGGCAAGCCCCAGAAAGGGCGGCAACTCCGATCTGCTGTGCGACGAGTTCATGCGTGGCGCGCAGGAAGCCGGCCACGACGTGGATAAGATTCGTCTGTCGGAGAAGGAGATCAACTACTGCACGGGATGCTGCTCCTGCGTCGGCGGGAGAGGCACCTGCGTCCAGCAGGACGATATGCCGGAGATCCATGAAAAAATACTCGACGCCGATGTCCTGGTCCTGGCCACTCCGGTGTACTTCCGCTCCATGAACGGTCAGCTCAAGACATTTATCGACAGGATCTGCCCCATTTACTCCATGATCCGCGGCAAGGACGTGTACTTCATCGTGTCCGCCGCGGGTGGCAAGCTCCCGGTGGACAGCACCGTGCAGAGCCTGCGGGTCTTTACCAACTGCCTGAGCGGCATCACGGAGAAGGGCACCATCGCCGTGACTGGCATCTGGGACGCGGGTAGGGTCAAAGGAACCCGAACCATGGAAGAGGCATACATGGCCGGGAAAAACGCCTGA
- a CDS encoding PilZ domain-containing protein, protein MTERRKATRHSIYLPALLHCEESNGGGKQSRYFTATIVDISQVGLRLSIIKDHSKYIDTDKFKIYFTAFDNTYMVCSECELVYMVSSRRKMLIGVSFCEHNAALESEIQRYTN, encoded by the coding sequence ATGACTGAACGAAGAAAAGCCACCCGTCACTCCATCTACCTGCCGGCACTCCTGCACTGCGAAGAAAGCAATGGAGGCGGCAAGCAATCTCGATACTTCACTGCGACAATAGTTGATATTTCGCAGGTTGGACTTCGCCTGAGCATCATAAAGGATCATTCCAAATACATTGATACAGATAAATTCAAAATATATTTCACAGCATTCGATAATACGTACATGGTGTGCTCCGAATGTGAGCTTGTCTACATGGTCTCTTCGCGGAGGAAGATGTTGATCGGCGTTTCGTTCTGCGAGCATAACGCCGCGCTGGAAAGCGAGATACAGCGGTATACCAACTGA
- a CDS encoding outer membrane beta-barrel protein, translated as MEPQAKDRDGERRRVAATLGRCRPHHAQADWSGQRRRGSHVVLGGYLLAVAWLLLLLCPPDVSAADWSIAPGVSFQLGYDDNQVYEGDGGLEYVISPSFTATRKEERNSVAWSSTLRLLFYSSDAKLNRVDQSHALSWQYNLDERSDLSASASFQASNGFDVFGTYDGDYRTSGTRYSLNIPLGYTRLMTELDALSLGYAFASVMYDGQGDDYTSNSVTIGWTHSFSEIFSATLSTDGEVSTYEDGTQYSGSVNIGCGYRISERINADASVGLGYQHGWDGDDYVTGVGSISISYATQYATWSISYSRSISPSSSGTNSIRDYLNAALVWKISERFSITGSADWSYNQSYGENSRDQHTFSVSPGIEYALSEEWYLTLGAQHSYVQQMDGSYDFRNKVVLGISWRGFYK; from the coding sequence ATGGAACCGCAAGCAAAGGATCGCGACGGCGAGCGACGGCGCGTTGCTGCCACGCTTGGTCGTTGCCGGCCACATCATGCTCAGGCCGATTGGTCAGGGCAGAGGCGAAGGGGCAGCCACGTCGTTCTGGGGGGGTACCTGTTGGCGGTGGCGTGGCTGCTCCTGCTGCTTTGCCCGCCGGACGTCTCCGCAGCGGACTGGAGCATCGCACCGGGCGTTTCGTTCCAGCTCGGCTACGACGACAACCAAGTGTATGAGGGCGACGGCGGTCTTGAGTACGTGATCTCGCCATCATTTACTGCAACACGAAAGGAAGAGCGCAACAGCGTGGCGTGGAGCAGTACCCTGAGACTGTTATTCTACTCGTCAGACGCCAAGTTGAACCGCGTCGATCAGTCGCATGCGCTGAGCTGGCAATACAATCTCGATGAACGAAGCGATCTCTCGGCGTCGGCATCGTTCCAGGCGAGCAATGGTTTCGATGTCTTTGGCACGTATGATGGCGATTACAGAACATCCGGCACACGATACTCGCTGAACATTCCACTCGGATATACGCGATTGATGACCGAGCTGGATGCATTGTCTCTCGGCTATGCATTCGCATCCGTGATGTATGACGGCCAAGGAGACGACTACACGTCCAATAGTGTGACCATCGGATGGACCCATTCGTTTTCCGAAATTTTCAGCGCCACATTGAGCACGGACGGCGAGGTCAGCACCTATGAAGACGGAACGCAGTACAGCGGCTCCGTGAACATCGGCTGCGGCTACAGGATATCGGAGCGGATCAATGCCGATGCCTCCGTTGGCCTCGGCTACCAGCACGGCTGGGATGGCGACGACTATGTCACCGGCGTCGGCAGCATCAGCATCTCGTATGCAACGCAATATGCGACCTGGTCTATCAGCTACTCCAGATCGATTTCTCCATCGTCGAGCGGAACGAATTCCATTCGCGACTACCTGAACGCCGCACTCGTCTGGAAAATAAGCGAGCGGTTCAGTATAACAGGGAGCGCAGACTGGAGTTACAATCAATCCTATGGTGAGAACTCGCGTGACCAGCATACATTTTCTGTCTCACCGGGCATTGAGTATGCCTTGAGCGAGGAGTGGTATCTCACCCTTGGCGCCCAGCACTCCTATGTTCAGCAAATGGATGGATCATACGACTTCAGAAACAAGGTGGTTCTGGGTATTTCATGGCGTGGGTTCTATAAATGA
- a CDS encoding acyltransferase, which yields MNLDDLLEYFNNGQAVQGGTEIHSLLVHFSNEAMRITAELNNSYHTPEQVRALMSELTGKQVDETFTLFPSFYTDFGKNLSIGNNVFINSCCNFQDQGGITIKDGALIGHKVVLATINHGFTREKRHWNYPAPIVVGQNVWIGSNATVLPGVTIGDNAIVAAGAVVTKDVAPDEIVGGVPAKFIKTVSEADKESNRSEP from the coding sequence ATGAATCTCGATGACTTGTTGGAATACTTCAATAACGGCCAGGCTGTGCAGGGCGGTACGGAAATTCATAGTCTCCTGGTGCATTTCAGTAACGAAGCCATGCGGATAACAGCCGAGCTGAACAACTCGTATCACACGCCGGAGCAAGTTCGGGCGCTTATGTCTGAGCTTACAGGCAAGCAGGTGGATGAAACATTCACTTTGTTTCCCTCGTTTTACACAGACTTCGGGAAGAACCTGAGCATAGGCAACAACGTCTTCATCAATTCGTGCTGCAATTTTCAGGATCAGGGTGGGATTACCATCAAGGATGGGGCTCTCATCGGGCACAAGGTGGTGCTTGCGACCATAAACCATGGCTTCACCAGGGAAAAACGGCATTGGAACTATCCGGCTCCCATTGTTGTCGGCCAGAACGTCTGGATTGGTTCAAATGCCACAGTACTTCCGGGGGTTACCATTGGTGATAACGCCATTGTTGCTGCCGGAGCGGTCGTCACCAAAGATGTTGCGCCGGACGAGATTGTTGGCGGGGTGCCAGCGAAGTTTATCAAGACTGTCAGCGAAGCGGACAAGGAGAGCAATCGCTCCGAGCCATAA
- a CDS encoding MFS transporter — translation MGFIAATISLLMAFAVSATPIPLYDIYRRADGLTYSDLSLTAVVYFVGAITALLIFGRISDHLGRKPVTFLVFGLEAVACILLLDVDSALPLVIGRLLLGLACGLASSAIASYVVDSAPSSPHWLPAVVVANSPMTGLTLGAIASGALVEYGPYPRVLCYLVVLAGIVVSALLVTLSKGTVTRTPGLLASLRPKFSLPQADRRLYPVAACTFVATWALGGFFQAYGPSIAADQLGTQDTLTAALVFSSYLLPCVIGGPLAGRFSPATAQRLGMVVFTLAVGGVLVALKMSAVGVFLLTSAIAGAAQGTVVTGSIRSLLADVSPQKRAGVLSLIYATSYTGAAVPSFIAGQLSHFMGLFQIAVCYGFLAILACIIILLFARNPQVSNIQAITCA, via the coding sequence ATGGGGTTTATCGCAGCCACCATATCGTTATTAATGGCGTTTGCGGTTTCGGCTACGCCGATTCCGCTCTATGATATATACCGCCGCGCCGACGGGCTCACGTATAGTGACCTTTCCCTTACGGCGGTCGTCTACTTCGTGGGCGCGATCACGGCGCTGCTCATATTCGGTCGCATTTCAGACCACCTGGGCCGAAAGCCGGTAACCTTTCTGGTGTTTGGGCTTGAAGCCGTCGCTTGCATACTTTTGCTGGATGTCGATAGTGCGCTGCCTCTGGTCATAGGCCGTCTGCTTCTGGGCTTGGCGTGTGGTCTGGCATCCAGTGCAATCGCATCGTATGTCGTCGATAGCGCGCCTTCATCACCGCACTGGCTCCCAGCTGTCGTTGTAGCGAACTCCCCGATGACTGGTCTGACTTTAGGCGCCATCGCATCGGGTGCGCTTGTAGAGTATGGGCCGTATCCAAGAGTGCTCTGTTACTTGGTTGTTCTGGCCGGAATTGTAGTTTCCGCCCTGTTGGTTACATTGAGCAAGGGAACCGTCACACGGACGCCCGGGCTCCTTGCTTCTCTTCGGCCCAAATTTTCTCTGCCCCAGGCTGACCGGCGGCTCTATCCGGTGGCCGCCTGTACGTTTGTGGCGACATGGGCATTGGGCGGGTTCTTTCAGGCGTATGGCCCCTCCATCGCGGCGGATCAGCTTGGGACACAAGATACGTTGACAGCCGCTCTTGTGTTTTCGTCGTATTTGCTTCCTTGCGTGATCGGAGGTCCTCTTGCAGGGCGCTTTTCTCCGGCGACAGCACAGCGACTGGGGATGGTGGTCTTTACGTTGGCTGTCGGTGGCGTTCTTGTGGCATTGAAGATGTCTGCAGTAGGCGTCTTCCTGCTGACAAGCGCCATAGCAGGAGCAGCCCAGGGCACGGTCGTAACCGGCAGTATCCGCTCTTTGCTGGCAGATGTTTCTCCGCAGAAACGCGCCGGCGTACTGTCGTTGATTTACGCAACGTCATATACGGGCGCGGCAGTTCCGAGCTTTATAGCAGGGCAGCTGTCCCATTTTATGGGTCTCTTCCAGATTGCTGTCTGTTACGGCTTCCTGGCCATACTCGCCTGTATCATTATTCTCCTGTTCGCACGCAATCCCCAGGTGAGCAATATTCAAGCGATTACCTGCGCATAG
- a CDS encoding alpha/beta hydrolase, protein MTWDKTFKLSDKVKHEKVSYPNRYGITLSADMYMPKDMDTSKKYPALVVGTPYGGVKEQGAGIYAQTMAERGFVAIAFDESFNGESGGEPRHISSPEIFSEDFSAGVDFLGTRPFVDRNRIGAIGICGSGGFALKAAQVDHRIKAVATASMYDMSRVIRNGWEDSMSAEERNKMLDELGEQRWKDFENGSPMLPEGFPSEPTTSIPEGLDPISSEFWEYYAMERGHHPRSHGPFTATSNMAFMNFPLMNYVDTISPRPILFIMGEKAHSRYFTEDAYEMAAEPKELFIVPGARHIDLYDRVDMIPFDKLEDFFTKSLS, encoded by the coding sequence ATGACCTGGGACAAGACCTTCAAGTTAAGCGACAAGGTGAAGCACGAAAAAGTCTCCTACCCCAACAGGTACGGAATTACCCTGTCCGCAGACATGTACATGCCCAAGGATATGGACACGTCTAAAAAGTATCCGGCTCTCGTCGTGGGCACGCCCTATGGCGGCGTCAAGGAGCAGGGCGCGGGCATCTATGCGCAGACAATGGCGGAGCGCGGATTCGTGGCCATTGCATTCGATGAATCGTTCAACGGCGAGAGCGGCGGCGAGCCGAGGCATATCTCGTCCCCCGAGATCTTCTCCGAGGACTTCAGCGCAGGCGTTGACTTCCTGGGAACCCGCCCGTTTGTGGATAGGAACAGGATTGGCGCCATCGGCATCTGCGGCAGTGGCGGATTCGCCCTGAAAGCCGCACAGGTCGATCATCGTATCAAGGCCGTTGCCACGGCGAGCATGTACGATATGAGCCGTGTGATCCGTAATGGATGGGAAGATTCGATGTCCGCCGAGGAGCGCAACAAGATGCTCGACGAGCTTGGCGAGCAGCGCTGGAAAGACTTTGAAAACGGCAGCCCGATGCTGCCCGAGGGCTTCCCGAGTGAGCCGACCACGTCCATCCCCGAGGGCCTGGACCCCATCAGCAGCGAGTTCTGGGAGTACTACGCCATGGAGCGCGGCCACCATCCCAGGTCGCACGGTCCGTTCACGGCCACAAGCAACATGGCGTTCATGAACTTTCCGCTGATGAACTACGTCGACACCATCTCGCCCAGGCCGATTCTGTTCATCATGGGTGAGAAGGCGCACTCGCGGTACTTCACTGAAGACGCGTACGAAATGGCCGCAGAGCCCAAGGAGCTCTTCATTGTCCCCGGCGCAAGGCACATCGACCTCTATGACCGGGTGGACATGATCCCCTTCGACAAGCTGGAAGACTTCTTCACCAAGTCGCTGTCGTAA
- a CDS encoding TetR/AcrR family transcriptional regulator, with translation MKQSNSMPEQKERKRKHRIGAPPGPRKANLRRAALIDAAGKLFVEKGYDATTMDEIAAAAGFAKGTLYHYFANKADLLLILREGFDKEIVNRIQSHVESCQPDDWRGRIRAWIDAAVDAYFDMSELHDVVIYGAGMPFRHAMADSEITRYLARLIGEGARAGAWRVDDERWTAVMMFYSFRGGCDEAMVGTQRAEDLPGKLNDVFLRMLGVCEQ, from the coding sequence ATGAAACAATCTAATAGCATGCCAGAACAAAAAGAACGCAAGAGAAAACACCGGATCGGGGCCCCGCCTGGACCACGGAAGGCGAATCTGAGACGCGCAGCCTTGATTGACGCTGCCGGCAAGCTCTTCGTGGAAAAGGGCTACGACGCCACAACGATGGACGAGATCGCCGCAGCTGCCGGTTTCGCCAAGGGCACGCTGTACCATTACTTCGCGAACAAGGCTGACCTGCTCCTGATATTGCGGGAAGGTTTCGACAAAGAGATCGTGAACCGCATCCAGTCGCACGTTGAAAGCTGCCAGCCCGATGATTGGCGTGGACGCATCCGAGCTTGGATCGACGCGGCGGTGGATGCCTACTTCGACATGAGCGAGCTCCATGACGTCGTGATCTACGGCGCGGGCATGCCGTTTCGCCATGCCATGGCGGATTCCGAAATCACCCGATACCTTGCACGGCTGATCGGTGAGGGCGCCAGGGCCGGTGCCTGGCGCGTTGATGACGAACGCTGGACCGCGGTGATGATGTTTTACAGCTTCCGTGGCGGTTGCGACGAGGCCATGGTAGGGACCCAGCGCGCCGAGGACCTGCCGGGAAAGCTCAACGATGTGTTTTTGCGCATGCTGGGTGTCTGCGAGCAATAA
- a CDS encoding molybdopterin-containing oxidoreductase family protein: MEIRRSYCGLCHPRCGTLLHIEDGKVVKITGDPDHPITQGALCERGRLMLDHIYHPQRLNYPLKRVGKKGEGKWQRVTWEQALDEVAAKLANLKDKYGAETLTFTHGTKRTYHWDCRRFFNLFGSPNTCGVNTICMCPSYATEYATYGGMVMGSELLGAQCIVLWGNNASKSSPIGSYPKILHARKNGAKLIVIDPRRTKEAETADLWLQIRPGTDLALMLGWIRHIIASDLYDHEFVANWTVGFEELKAAVEPYTPEKVSEITSVPADLIIEAANTYAMISPAVIPFGLGLDKQGVNSTQCARGRAILRAITGNLEIPGGDVFTLAGEIGKIHDAEYLELNHLIPASQRAKQLGSQEYPFFGFPGWERNSAANKKLPKGYAAAPEAWHSNLAHAREVMNAIITGKPYPVKAAITLANNPLLALPNTQHVFEALQALELYVVMEYYMTPSAALADYVFPASTTVEQPELWLTPGFCMSCPQGIEPLYERRNSYDFYRGLGVRLGQEEHWPWKTVEEVYDHCLEPVGLTFQQLVDQYGVLGKREYRRYEKFGFGTPSGKVELKSSIFEELGAAPLPEYHEPKWSPVSSPDLAEEYPLILITGSRFMPMYQSEQRQIEKARKKVPDPLVSIHPDTAAELGLSEGDWAVISTPKGSIRQRVKITDAMHPKMVDLQHSWWFPERDPSLPDLFGAFESNTNMLCPDDPEFCSPEIGSWPHSALLCRVEKEREAEMAS; the protein is encoded by the coding sequence ATGGAAATACGCAGAAGCTATTGTGGTCTCTGTCATCCCCGATGTGGCACGTTGTTGCACATTGAAGATGGCAAAGTTGTTAAAATTACCGGCGATCCAGATCATCCTATCACGCAGGGAGCTCTCTGCGAGCGTGGCAGATTGATGCTGGATCACATATATCATCCGCAACGCCTGAACTACCCTCTCAAGAGGGTCGGCAAGAAGGGCGAAGGCAAGTGGCAGCGAGTGACCTGGGAACAGGCATTGGACGAAGTAGCCGCAAAGCTCGCTAACCTGAAAGACAAGTACGGTGCGGAGACCCTTACCTTCACGCACGGCACAAAACGGACGTATCATTGGGACTGCCGCCGCTTTTTCAACCTCTTCGGCTCTCCCAATACATGCGGTGTCAACACCATTTGCATGTGTCCCAGCTACGCCACGGAGTATGCCACATATGGCGGCATGGTCATGGGGAGCGAGTTGTTGGGCGCGCAGTGCATCGTTCTGTGGGGCAACAACGCCTCCAAATCAAGTCCCATCGGCTCCTATCCCAAAATTCTCCATGCGCGAAAGAACGGCGCCAAGCTGATCGTCATCGACCCCCGAAGGACAAAAGAGGCGGAGACGGCGGATTTATGGCTGCAGATTCGCCCGGGCACGGACCTTGCCCTGATGCTGGGCTGGATTCGCCACATCATTGCGAGCGACCTGTACGATCACGAGTTTGTCGCCAACTGGACCGTTGGCTTTGAAGAGCTCAAGGCCGCTGTGGAACCTTATACTCCGGAGAAGGTTTCCGAGATCACATCGGTGCCTGCGGATCTCATTATAGAAGCCGCCAATACGTATGCCATGATCAGCCCTGCCGTGATTCCTTTCGGACTGGGGCTGGACAAGCAGGGCGTCAACTCCACGCAGTGCGCCAGAGGCCGGGCGATTCTCCGGGCCATTACCGGCAACCTGGAGATCCCTGGCGGTGATGTCTTCACCCTTGCTGGCGAGATCGGAAAAATCCATGATGCCGAGTATCTTGAGCTGAACCACCTTATCCCTGCAAGCCAGAGAGCCAAGCAGCTCGGCAGCCAGGAGTATCCATTCTTCGGGTTCCCGGGTTGGGAAAGGAACTCGGCCGCCAACAAAAAGCTGCCCAAGGGCTACGCGGCCGCACCCGAGGCATGGCACTCCAACCTGGCGCACGCCAGAGAGGTGATGAACGCCATCATCACCGGCAAGCCGTATCCGGTGAAGGCTGCAATCACGTTGGCGAACAACCCGCTGCTTGCCCTGCCCAACACGCAGCACGTGTTTGAAGCGCTGCAGGCTCTGGAGCTCTATGTGGTCATGGAGTACTACATGACCCCGTCCGCAGCCCTGGCCGACTACGTCTTCCCTGCTTCCACCACTGTGGAGCAACCGGAGCTCTGGCTGACTCCCGGATTCTGCATGTCCTGCCCGCAGGGAATCGAGCCGCTTTACGAGCGCCGCAACAGCTATGATTTCTACCGGGGACTGGGCGTACGGCTTGGCCAGGAAGAACACTGGCCCTGGAAAACCGTGGAAGAAGTCTACGACCATTGCCTGGAGCCAGTCGGGCTGACGTTCCAGCAGCTGGTGGACCAGTACGGCGTCCTGGGCAAAAGGGAGTATCGCCGCTACGAGAAATTCGGGTTTGGCACCCCTTCCGGTAAGGTCGAGCTCAAGTCCTCGATCTTTGAAGAGCTGGGAGCGGCCCCGCTTCCCGAATACCACGAGCCGAAATGGAGCCCGGTAAGCAGCCCCGATCTGGCCGAGGAGTACCCGCTGATCCTCATCACGGGAAGCCGCTTCATGCCGATGTATCAATCCGAGCAGCGGCAGATTGAAAAGGCCCGGAAGAAAGTCCCGGACCCCCTGGTCTCGATCCATCCCGACACGGCTGCAGAGCTGGGACTGTCTGAAGGGGACTGGGCCGTGATCTCGACTCCGAAGGGTTCGATACGCCAGCGCGTCAAGATTACGGACGCCATGCACCCCAAAATGGTTGATCTGCAACACTCATGGTGGTTCCCGGAGCGCGATCCGAGCCTTCCGGATCTCTTCGGCGCCTTCGAGTCGAACACCAACATGCTGTGTCCGGATGATCCGGAGTTTTGCAGCCCGGAAATAGGCAGCTGGCCCCATTCCGCATTGTTGTGCCGCGTTGAAAAGGAGCGTGAAGCGGAAATGGCCTCGTAA
- a CDS encoding cyclophilin-like fold protein — translation MLILTVICCILVASLAFAATCHAVSEGSGADETNIKLIVDETEISAVLNNSRSSRALVDRLPLSLRLQKYDHDYCGMMAEPLPYDKNDLRNGWSNGDISFEAGGNYFAILYKDEEISQQFGNLVTLGRIAAPLSVMDTLDQQITVRIELD, via the coding sequence ATGCTTATATTGACAGTAATCTGTTGTATTCTTGTAGCCTCCCTTGCGTTCGCCGCAACATGCCATGCCGTGTCAGAGGGGAGCGGTGCTGATGAAACCAACATAAAGCTGATCGTCGACGAAACCGAGATTTCCGCTGTCCTGAACAACAGCCGATCGTCCAGGGCGCTTGTCGACAGGCTGCCGCTTTCGCTGCGGCTCCAGAAGTACGACCACGACTACTGCGGTATGATGGCCGAGCCCTTGCCGTATGACAAAAACGACCTGCGCAATGGCTGGTCCAACGGCGACATCTCCTTCGAAGCAGGCGGGAATTACTTCGCCATCCTGTACAAGGATGAAGAAATTTCGCAGCAGTTCGGCAACCTCGTGACCCTCGGAAGGATCGCAGCGCCGCTTTCAGTCATGGATACGCTGGACCAGCAAATAACCGTTCGGATCGAACTGGATTAG
- a CDS encoding polysaccharide biosynthesis/export family protein translates to MTAAVQAADGEYILGPGDVVEVMVWKEENLTRDVLIRPDGMFSFPLIGEVQAVGRTIAEVQAEMQERMEEYVLEARIAVMLKEMNSRSIFIVGKVVKPGGFPMYRNIRVMEAIALAGGLTPYADDDILVVRESQSGQTVMPFDYSDVASGKNLEQNIVLSPGDTIIVR, encoded by the coding sequence ATGACCGCTGCTGTGCAGGCTGCGGATGGCGAGTACATACTCGGACCCGGCGATGTCGTCGAGGTCATGGTCTGGAAGGAAGAGAACCTGACGCGCGACGTGCTCATACGGCCGGACGGCATGTTCTCGTTCCCGCTCATCGGCGAGGTCCAGGCCGTGGGACGAACCATAGCCGAAGTGCAGGCCGAGATGCAGGAACGCATGGAGGAGTATGTGCTGGAAGCGCGCATCGCCGTCATGCTCAAGGAGATGAACAGCCGCTCCATCTTCATCGTGGGCAAGGTGGTCAAGCCGGGCGGCTTTCCCATGTACAGGAATATTCGGGTAATGGAGGCCATAGCCCTGGCCGGCGGGCTGACGCCGTACGCTGACGACGACATTCTGGTGGTGCGCGAATCGCAGAGCGGGCAAACGGTAATGCCTTTTGACTACAGCGACGTTGCTTCCGGGAAGAATCTTGAACAGAACATCGTATTGTCTCCCGGCGATACCATCATAGTGCGATAG